A segment of the bacterium genome:
TTCCTGGGGACCCCGTTAACCCTCGGGGTCCCCACAAAGCTGCGGAGCAGCTTTGTGGGGTGACAAAAGCTGGTCAAAAGCTGGTCAAAAGTGGGACAAAAGCTGGTCAGAAGTTGGTCAAAACTTGGACAAATTTCACCCTCAAAAGAGTCAGGATTAATGGAAGAAGGCCAGATTTCGAGAAGTACGCAAGGAAAATCGAAAATGTCATTGCGAGGTTGTTTCGAGCAACCGAAGCAATCGCCCAAATGGAATGCAATCCTTTCGGATGCTCTGCAACCTCAGGATAACATGTTGCATGTTACCCACCATCGCCAGAGGAGAGGGGTCGGAGAAAGAAAAATGTCTTTGGCTGAACTCGCGCTGTTAGCACTCCCGTTCGGCAGGCAACCAAGGTGACGGGATGAAGCTCCGAAGGGTGAGCGGAGGGAACCATCTCAAGGCAGTATCTGAAAACATGTGGAATCGACTCATGTGTTTTAAAATAGTGCTAGGAGATTGCCACGACTTCCTTTGGAAGTCTCGCAATGACTATGGGGAGAACAAACGTAGGGGCCAGCTTTAACGCCTCTGGCGTTCGCTGCGCGTCAGGTGCTTCGCTCCTCCGCCTGTCATTCTGAGGAGCAACGTAGTTGCGACGTGAGAATCGCCTTTATGATCTGCCAACACCTTTGGTGTTCGGTGCTCAACGAGTCGACCCGCTTCATTCGTCAATAAAGTTCCCTTTAGCTCCGTATTTTTGGAGCCAAGCTAAGGCGGTTTGAATGAACCGAAGACTGAAATCTTTTTCCAACGCAAGATCAAGGGCGTTTATGTTATGAAAACAGGTGACAATTGAGTTGCTTGCACTGAAAGTCATAGAAGTTAGTGTCATGAGCGCCAAATGCAATTTGTCTATATCCAAGAAAGGTTCAGAGTAGATAAGATTATTCTTTTGGCCCACAAGCATTCTTAGAATTCCTTTCCATGTGGGGTGGGAGCCTAAAGTGGAAAAATGCCCGTATAAGATTCTTTCATCATCGGCGTTTCCTTTCGTAACCACATTTTCATACTCTTTCAAAAACTTTCGATTATCGCCTGCTGAAAATTCTTTTCCGTTTTTCCATCTTTGAATTGCTGACGTATCTAAGGCAAATCTTCTAATAAGCAAAGAACTTTCCTGGATGTCCCTTGTAATCATTAACGAAGCCTGGTAAAAGCCTGATATAATCAACCCAAAAGCGACCGAGACATCATTATAAGTTCTTACGATTAATCCCAAAACAACGAGCTCGTCGTCCGTTTTGTGTTTCCGATCAATTCCAATCTTCCAAATCCATTCCACGGATTCACTCAGAATCTTCAAGTGGTCTTGGCACTCATCATCCGCGCCAGTAGCCATAAGGATTTGCTCGCGCATCTTTTTCTCGGCTTCCAGCATGTTCGCAAGGTTTTCCGGCAAGGGCAGCACAATACTCATTTCTTCCTCCTCTTTTACGGTTCAGTTATAGTATAATTTAGGTTGCGGATGTCAATCCCCCCTCCCCCCTCTCGCAGGAAGGACCTTCATCCAGTCAGCGTGAGATGGCTCCCTTCGTTCGCCCTGCGGACTCACGTCCTTCCGGTCATACGACCGTCAGTCCTCAGAATGACTAAGCAAGCCCCCTCCCTCTCCCTTTCTCCCTCCCCCGGAGGGGGAGGATAGCCAACGTAGGGGCCAACCTTCAGGTCGGCCCGCTTTTACAAATCGTGCCCTTCATTTCTTAAAGCTCCAAATGATGGAAAATCCCTGTAGAGTTTCAACCATTTTGAAAGCCAAGAATTGAATTTTGAATAAGCGATGCCAAAGTCTTCATTGGCGTTTTTTAGGTTTTCTTCCCCGTATGCCTTAACCAGTTGTTTTGTCGCATACGATGAAATCCGGGCCAGCCAAGTTAAACCATTTTGCAGAGGTATTTGCTCGACATAAGGACCTAGATGTAAGTTTCCGTGAGGATCACCTAACATCAACGCGATTCCGCGATAAGTGGGGTGTACGTTCATATCACACAGAAGTGCATGGGTGGCTTCGATAGGATGTTCCTTTATTCTTAAGCGGTCTTTGACTTTTCTTAACGCATCGGAAAGTAGCCCCCTCCTAGTTGAATAGATTGCTTTTTTCCAAGCTTGGATCGCAGAACGTTCCATTGAAAAAAACTCAAAAAGAATTGAGCATTCAAGCATATGCCGCTGAGGCATGAAAGACATTTGATAAAATCCTTGCATCATTAGAAGCCATGCGGTTGCACAATCGTTGTACAAGCTAGTTCCTAGGCCTAAGAGAGTAATATCGTCTTCGTTGTTATGTTTGTGGATTGTTGATATAGCTTTTATTAAGAGCATTGAATTTTCGATTGAACTGAAATGATCACCAAATTCTTTAATGTGAGAGTATATCATTTCACGGGAACTTTGCACTAATGGTACTCCGTTGGTCAATACCCTTTCTAGGATATCGGGAATAGCTGGTTTAAGCATGAATTTTCCTCCTCTTTTACGGTTCAGTTATAGTATAATTTAGGTTGCGGATGTCAATCCCCCCTTATCAAGGAGGACGCCTGAAGGGCGAGGGGTATTACGGGTCCCCCTTATACTGCGCTCCCTCGATTCCTCCCACCAGGAGAGGGAGAATTCAATTTCCTCTCAGGAGATAGTCATTGCAGTGACGCATAGATGGGGTCCTCACAGAAATACTCGATATCTTTACGGGGATGAAACTACCACCAGACGGAGAAATACGAGCAGCGGTCGCAGGGCGGGGAAAGGCCCACCTTGCGGGCAGCCAGGTGCCTTTCTCTATAGAACTTCATTTTTTTGCCGTGCCAGATCGCGTAAAGGCTTTCGCTGCCTTGCACGCCCACGCTGCCCTCAGCATCGTAATCAAGACAACACACGGGAACGGTGCCGTCCCAGTAGACGCTGAGCTGCGTAAAAGGGTAGATACACGGCGGCCACGCGCCCTCTCGTCCGCGATGAGGGGTGTAAACCACGGGGTCAAGACTTACGCTTTTAAGCCAGTCCTGCGGCTGGCGAACCAGGATTGAATCGGCAACCCGAGCCCACTCTCTTCGGAGAGCGGGTATCTGGGATGAGTTGGATCCCAGGAGCACCATCTCGATTTGAATCCTTGGCCTTCCGCCTCGTCTTGCAAACGCCAATGTTCGCACATTCTCCACGACCGAATCAAAGTCAAGTCCCGTGCGGATACGGTTGTAAACCTCGGTGCTCGCGCCGTCCAACGAGATGTTTACCTCGTCCAGGCCGGCTTCGATAAGCCCCAGCGCCCGCGAACGGTCGAGGAGAGAAGCGTTCGTAACGATAGAGGTTTTTACCCCCTTGGAATGAGCGTAGGAAACCTTCTGCTCCAGCCCTTTGTCGAGGAGCGACTCGCCGAACCCCGAAAGATAGAGCTTTTGGACCCCGTGCTCGGCGCATTCATCCGCGATATCGGCGAAGCGGGACCATGACATTATTCCTTTTGTGCGACTCATTGTGGAGGAGGGGCACATGATGCATCTGGAATTGCAGTATGCGGATGATTCAACGGCCACCGTTTCGGGAAATTCCTCGTGCGCGGAGATGATCCGTTTTATTCGGCGGCGGTAAAAGTAATTGTAGAAGGAATTTCCGTTAAGCGATTTCGTCTTCAGTAATTTGTAAAAGAGCTCACGAGAAACCGCAGACATCTTGACGCGTTCCCTCAACTGGTCGATAAAATCCATATCTGGTTCCGCCTTTTTTCAAGCACTTGTTTCTATTATCCATGCGGAGCGGTGGATTGTCAATACCTTTACCTGAAAAATTCGCAGGCCGACTTTATCCGGGGAACCCCTCCCCCCTTATAGAAAGGGGGGGCCGAAAAAAGTCCCACTTATTATTAAGGGGGATTTCCCATCCTTCATGAGATTCTCACGTCCTTCCGGTCATACGACCGTCAGTCCTCAGAATGACTAAGCAAGCCCCCTCCCTCTCCCTTTCTCCCTCCCCCGGGGGGAGGGGAGAAGAATTATTGAACTAGTTATTGCTGTGACGAAAAGCGGGCCCCGTAAAAATACTCCGTGTTTTTACGGGGTTAGTATCAGGTACTGGAAGAGTTTTCTGCGCTCCTCCTCGGGCAGGAGGCTGTAGTGCGAGAAGTGCATGGCGAAGGAGGCGCGGCCCTGGCTTACGGAGCGCAGCGCGGTCGCGTAGCCGAAGCTCTGCGAAAGGGGCAGAAACGCTTTAACAAGCTTCTGCTCCTTAATGTTCTCTAAAAGCTCAATCTTGCCGCGGCGCGAGCCCAGGTCGGAGATGACGTCGCCCAGATACTCCTCGGGCGTTATTATCTCGAGGTCCATTATCGGCTCGAGAAGCGCGGGCGACGCCTGCTCGTACGCCTCCCGGAACGCCTGCGATGTCGCGGCCTTGAATGCGATGTCGGACGCTTCCTCCTCCCTGAACTCGACCTCGGTGACTGTAGCGCGCACGTTCGCGACAGGAAAGCCGAGAAGCTGTCCTGCAGAGAAGGATTCTGAAAGCGTCGTCTCAATCGCCTGCAGGAACTCGCGCGGAATCTCATCCTTCAGCTTGACCCTCGCGTCCTTTCCACCCTCGTGAGGCTCCACCCTCACCGTGACTGCGGCATAGTGGCTCTTTGTACCAATGACCTTCGCGAATGTAGCCTTGCGCTCCACCTTCTCCGTTACGGTCTCCCTGTACGATACCTGCGGCTTGCCCACGCGCACGGGGACCCGGAACTCCTTCTGAATCCGGTCAACGATAATCTCCAGATGAAGCTCGCCCATTCCCGAAACGAGCGTCTGTCCGGTCTCGGGGTCTATTCGGACGCCGAATGTAGGGTCCTCGAGCTGCATTATCTCTAGCGCGCGGCCGAGCTTTGCCTCGTCCGCTTTCGTGTGCGGTTCAACTGCCTGGTGGATGACGGGCTCCGGAAAGCGCATTGCCTCGTACACTATTGGGTGCTTCTGGTCAGAAAGCGTTGAGCCTGTGGTTATGTGCCGCAGACCGGACAAAAGACCTATCTCGCCTGCCTCGAGCTTCGCAACCTCCTCGAAGTGATTGGAGTGGGGGAGAAAGAGCTTTTGCACCCTCGAGCGCTTGCCTCCCGGAAAACCGAGTACGGTCTCGCCCTGCTTTACGGTTCCGGAGTAAAGACGAGTGAATGCAAGAGGACCCATATGCTGGTCGTATGCGAGCTTGAACACGAGCGCGGATAATGGCTCGTCGGGCAGGGGTTTGAATTTAATCTTTCGCTCCTCGCGCTCAGGATCAGAACCCTCGAGCGCTGCAACGTCCAGCGGCGATGGCAGGTAATGGATGACCGCATCCAGGAGCGGCTGAACGCCCTTGTTCTTGAGCGCCGAGCCGCACAAGACGGGCACAATCTTTCCTTCAAGCGTGAGCGAGCGCAGCGCTGCTCTGAGTGGTCCCGGCTCGCTCTTGCGACCGGCCATGTAATCTTCTAGAATCTCATCCTCCACCTCTGATGCGACGTTCACGAGCCTCTCGCGCCAGTGCTTTGCAACGGCGACGTGCTCGGCCGGCATCTCTTCCACGATGAACTCCGAACCCTGGGCCTCGTCCCTCCACCTGATAGCCTTCCACTCCACCAGGTCTATGACGCCCTTGAAGCCCTGCTCCGAGCCGAGCGGTATCTGCACCGGGACGGGGAGCTGGCTGAAGCGAGCCTCCATCATGTCAATGACCCGCTCGAAGTCGGCGCCCGTGCGGTCCATCTTGTTCACGAATGCGATCCTCGGGATATGGTAGCGGTCCGCCTGATGCCACACGGTTTCAGACTGAGGCTCAACGCCTCCTACAGCGCAGAAGACGACTACTGCTCCGTCCAGCACCTTGAGCGAGCGCTCAACCTCTATCGTGAAGTCCACATGACCCGGCGTATCGATTACATTTATCCTTATGTCCTTCCAGTAAACAACTGTCGCAGCTGAAGTTATAGTAATGCCCCTCTCGCGTTCCTGCTGCATCCAGTCCATTGTAGCGGCGCCGTCGTCGACCTCTCCCATGCGGTGTATCCTCTTAGCGTAAAAAAGAATCCTCTCCGTAGTGGTGGTTTTTCCCGCATCTATATGTGCGGCTATACCTATGTTGCGAAGCTTCGACAGATCCATTGTAAGGTTAACGGGCGATTTCCTTGGCTAAATCCTTAAGGATTCCTGCGGATTTGATGCGATCCGAAGGCAGGCAGGTCATTGTGCGGGTGCCGCGGAATTCGTTGCCCAGCTCTATTTCGGGTTTTGTCGGATCGGTGTTAATTATTACGGCAGGTCCTGAGACGCGCTCCCTCAAGAGAGCGAGGGCGAACTTGAGATTGGACACCTCCTCCTCGACTGCGGAGTTGGCAAGAAGGATCATCCCCTGGACTTTAGCCACGAATGTCTGCCACAGGGGAGCAAAGCGCTTGGCTCCTGGCAGGCCGTACATGTTGAACTGGTAAGGGCCTATAATCACCTTCCCGAAGTTCAGTACCTTGTCCTCCGGCCTTTCGGCCTCTTCCTCGCCCGAAATGGTATGAATGAAGATGTTGCGGGAATCGCGGTCGGTTCCTATCACGACGAGGTTGAATACGTGTGTAACGGGCTGCGGCTTCGTGTCGAACGACTCTTCTTCCTCTTCCTTCGCCTCGGTCTTCTCATGCGCCGCCTTGCCTGCAAGCTCGACCGCGCCCGATGCGATCATCGATTTCAGCGCCTCAAGCGTATCGAAATCCGATAAGGGACTCTCAAGAAGCATCTCTCTTACGCTAATCTTTCCGTCCGCCAGTTCGCAAACGACTCGCTCTCCGTCTGTAGACGGCTCGCTTCCGGGCTTGAGCGCGGGAACAGCATCGATATCGAGCTCCTGCTTTATCCGCTCCGCCTCGTCAAGCTCCCTTAAGGACTCGAATATCGCTTCGTCGGTCTGGTTCTCAATGGACGGGATAACGGAAAGGCTCTCCGTAAGCTTGACCTTGAAGGTTCCGTCCGACCATGAAAGGAGCGTAGGAAGCGCCGCTAGGCCGTGCTTGTTCCTGTAGTTGGCGGCTATCAGCCTCCCGGCCGCGAGATAGAGCGCTCCCTGTTCGCCCGACGATTCAAGGCTCACCTCGCCGGTCTTCTGGCCGAAGGAAAGCATCTGCAGGAGATCGATGACTCCCAGATCCTCAATCCTTCCAGATGTCGCAACTTCGGACTCCTCTTCGCGCTTGAACGTCTCGCGGTAGCGGGAATAGCGGTCGAGCAGTATCTCGATTCGCGCAAGAAGCTCGCGGAACTCGAACGGCTTCGTGAGATAGTCATCGGCGCCCAATCTTAAACCTTTAACCTTGTCCTGAGTATCGGCGAGCGCGGAAAGAAAGATGAAGGGGATGTTGTGCAGGTTTTCGGATGCCCTTATCTTTCCGCACAGGGCGTAGCCGTCCATGCCCGGCATCATTATATCGGCGATGACTATGTCCGGCGGGTTCGCAATCGCCTTCTCGAGCGCGACGTTCGCACTCGAAGCCACGGTCACGTCAAAACTCTGTTCTGAGAGCCTTATCTCCAGAAGATTCAAGAGATGCGGGTCGTCGTCTACGACGAGGACCTTGTGCTGAGGCGGCTTGGCGTTCACTTTCCCTGCTCCTTCAGGTGGCGCTCGAGCACTGCTGCTATGTCCTGGGCCACCTGGCGCGTATCAATAGGTTTTGAGATATAGCCGTCGCAGCCGCATGCCCTAAGAACCTCCTCGTCGTGCCTGTCCGAGATTGCGGTAACGGCAATGACCGGCACCATCTTCAGCTCTTTATCCTGCTTTAATAACCTCGTCGCTTCGTATCCGTCCATGCCGGGAAGGTGCATATCCATCAATATAAGGTCAGGATGCATCAAGCGGGCGAGCCTTAGCCCCTCGTCCGCGCTCGAAGCGCACGTTACCTTGTGCCCCGCCATCTCCAGAAGCACCCGCAGGAGCTCCTGGTTGCCCTCGTTGTCTTCAACCACGAGAATGGAGCTCACGTTTCTTCCTCCGCCTTATGACCGAGAAGGTCTCCAATCTTCTTGCGCAGCGAGGTGCGGTCGAGCTGGGCCTTTGTGAATATATCGCGGATGTTGTGGCTAAGGTTCGCCCTGTCTATCTCGGTCAGGTCTTTTGCGGTAAAAAGGATGACGGGCAGGCCTTTCGTTACCTCATCCGACTCCATGAGCCTCATTACGTCGAACCCGTCCAGATCGGGCATCATCAAATCAAGAACAACCAGATCGGGCTTGTCTGCGCGAGCCTTTTTAAGTCCCTCAACCCCGCTTGCCGCTTTGAGGACCTCGTAGCCGTCCAGCTTCAGCATCTCCTCTATAAGGCTTATATCGGCAGGGTTATCGTCAATAACAAGCACCCGCTTTGTCCGCCGGCCCGATCTGGCTAGCTTTTCAATCTTTGAAAGAAGCTCTACCCTGGCAACAGGTTTGACCATGTAGTCGACGGCGCCCAGAGAAAGTCCGAAGCTCTTGTCCTCCACGATTGAAACGACGATAATCGGAATGTCCTTTGTCTCGGGAATCTCCTTCAGCCTGTGCAGAACCCTCCAGCCATCCATCTCCGGAAGCAGAATATCCAGTGTAATGGCCGCTGGTATAAGGGTCAAAGCCTTGCTCAAGGCCTCCTCTCCTGTTGTTGCGACCTCCACCTTGTAGCCAGCTTCGCCCAGCCACACGGACATTAGGTTGGCTGCGAGGGGATTATCCTCAACGACTAGAATAGGTTTATCCGTGACAGGCGGAAGCTTTCCTTTAAGCTCCTCCTTATCCTTTGGATGCGCGGGCTGCTCGAAGCGTACGTACGGAAGCTTTACGGTGAATGTAGAACCGGCTCCTGGAGCGCTCTTGACGTCAATGGAGCCTCCCTGTATCTCAAGAAGCTTCTTCACGAGCGCCAGACCGAGCCCGGTTCCCTCATACCTCCTGGTAGTAGTGCCGTCCACCTGGTGGAAAGCCTCGAAAACCTTCTTTACCTCCTCCTCCTCTATCCCTATCCCGGTATCAGATACCGAAACAAGCAATTTATCGCCCACCTTACCTGCCTTAATCACTATGGTTCCCTTTTCAGTGAACTTAACGGCGTTGGAGAGGAGATTATCCACTATCTGCGCAAGCTTGCGGCGGTCGGTAAGAATCGTTTCGAGAGGCTCAACCTCGACCTTGAGCTCTATTCCCTTTCGTTCGGAGATAACGTTGTATGCCTTAAGCACTTCCCAGATGACGGTCGAGATCTCAGTAGGCTCGTTGAATATCTCAAGCATGCCCGCCTCGAGACGGGAGTAGTCAAGGATGTCGTTTACCAGCCTCAGCAGGTGAGAGCCCGAGGAATGGATTATACTTATGTAGTGGCGCTGCTTTTCATTAAGGTCGCCCACAAGACCGTCCATCAACAGTTCGCTGAACCCGATTACGGAGTTCAGGGGCGTGCGCAGCTCGTGACTCATGCTCGCAAGAAACTGCGACTTAAGCCTTGCGGCTTCTATTATTTCCTGCGCCTTCTTGTTTTCGTCCTGTTTCAACTGGCCTCCTTGCCGAATGCATACAGCCTGCGTGAAATTAAAGTTTAAGCCGTCTTTTCAAAAAGTCAAGCAGGATTTGCGCTGTAAGATCAGCAAAAAACGCGGATACGCGAACATCTGCATCCGCACCTTCTGCAGAAATCAAAGGATTTTCTATCGCCTTACGCTGGCCTCCAGATGTCGCCGCTATCTCATAAACGTGTAGGCATCGCGATAAAATGCGTTTGTCAGCGCGCCATCGCCCGGAACCCTGAAACCGTTGCATGATGATCTAAGGACTTGAATATAAGGCCTTAGACTCATTAGTCGTTTATAAAAAGCGAGATTGACCTCCGGGGTCTTGACATACCCTAGTATTTTTCTATAATTAGCTTGATGATTTCAAAGAGAAGCGCAAGTCCCTTTAAAAGGTTTCAAAATCCATCGATATATGATGACGAGATTAATGGACTTAGCGATAAGCGCATATTAAAGCTTGACATGCGCCTTGACATGCCGTATATCCATCCTATACTAGGATTGAAGGAGCGGCGTGTTCAGGTAAAAATTTGTCAAAAAATCCCTTTTTAGGCCAAAGGAGGAATAATGGCTCAACACTCAAAGATATACAAGTGCGAGGAATGCGGAGACATGATCGAGGTCATAAAGGAAGGTTGCGGCAACTACACCTGCCACGGGCAACCCATGATGCTTCTGGTGGAGAACACCACCGACGCGGCAAAGGAGAAACACGTACCCGTCATCGAGAAGATCGCGTCGGGATACAAGGTCAAGATAGGCAGCGTGGCACATCCTATGGAAGAAAAACACTTTATAGAATGGGTTGAACTCT
Coding sequences within it:
- a CDS encoding desulfoferrodoxin gives rise to the protein MAQHSKIYKCEECGDMIEVIKEGCGNYTCHGQPMMLLVENTTDAAKEKHVPVIEKIASGYKVKIGSVAHPMEEKHFIEWVELSDSEGRVYRKQLRPGDAPEAEFLMPASSSVTAREHCNIHGLWKGE
- a CDS encoding response regulator, which translates into the protein MKQDENKKAQEIIEAARLKSQFLASMSHELRTPLNSVIGFSELLMDGLVGDLNEKQRHYISIIHSSGSHLLRLVNDILDYSRLEAGMLEIFNEPTEISTVIWEVLKAYNVISERKGIELKVEVEPLETILTDRRKLAQIVDNLLSNAVKFTEKGTIVIKAGKVGDKLLVSVSDTGIGIEEEEVKKVFEAFHQVDGTTTRRYEGTGLGLALVKKLLEIQGGSIDVKSAPGAGSTFTVKLPYVRFEQPAHPKDKEELKGKLPPVTDKPILVVEDNPLAANLMSVWLGEAGYKVEVATTGEEALSKALTLIPAAITLDILLPEMDGWRVLHRLKEIPETKDIPIIVVSIVEDKSFGLSLGAVDYMVKPVARVELLSKIEKLARSGRRTKRVLVIDDNPADISLIEEMLKLDGYEVLKAASGVEGLKKARADKPDLVVLDLMMPDLDGFDVMRLMESDEVTKGLPVILFTAKDLTEIDRANLSHNIRDIFTKAQLDRTSLRKKIGDLLGHKAEEET
- the fusA gene encoding elongation factor G, producing MDLSKLRNIGIAAHIDAGKTTTTERILFYAKRIHRMGEVDDGAATMDWMQQERERGITITSAATVVYWKDIRINVIDTPGHVDFTIEVERSLKVLDGAVVVFCAVGGVEPQSETVWHQADRYHIPRIAFVNKMDRTGADFERVIDMMEARFSQLPVPVQIPLGSEQGFKGVIDLVEWKAIRWRDEAQGSEFIVEEMPAEHVAVAKHWRERLVNVASEVEDEILEDYMAGRKSEPGPLRAALRSLTLEGKIVPVLCGSALKNKGVQPLLDAVIHYLPSPLDVAALEGSDPEREERKIKFKPLPDEPLSALVFKLAYDQHMGPLAFTRLYSGTVKQGETVLGFPGGKRSRVQKLFLPHSNHFEEVAKLEAGEIGLLSGLRHITTGSTLSDQKHPIVYEAMRFPEPVIHQAVEPHTKADEAKLGRALEIMQLEDPTFGVRIDPETGQTLVSGMGELHLEIIVDRIQKEFRVPVRVGKPQVSYRETVTEKVERKATFAKVIGTKSHYAAVTVRVEPHEGGKDARVKLKDEIPREFLQAIETTLSESFSAGQLLGFPVANVRATVTEVEFREEEASDIAFKAATSQAFREAYEQASPALLEPIMDLEIITPEEYLGDVISDLGSRRGKIELLENIKEQKLVKAFLPLSQSFGYATALRSVSQGRASFAMHFSHYSLLPEEERRKLFQYLILTP
- a CDS encoding response regulator → MNAKPPQHKVLVVDDDPHLLNLLEIRLSEQSFDVTVASSANVALEKAIANPPDIVIADIMMPGMDGYALCGKIRASENLHNIPFIFLSALADTQDKVKGLRLGADDYLTKPFEFRELLARIEILLDRYSRYRETFKREEESEVATSGRIEDLGVIDLLQMLSFGQKTGEVSLESSGEQGALYLAAGRLIAANYRNKHGLAALPTLLSWSDGTFKVKLTESLSVIPSIENQTDEAIFESLRELDEAERIKQELDIDAVPALKPGSEPSTDGERVVCELADGKISVREMLLESPLSDFDTLEALKSMIASGAVELAGKAAHEKTEAKEEEEESFDTKPQPVTHVFNLVVIGTDRDSRNIFIHTISGEEEAERPEDKVLNFGKVIIGPYQFNMYGLPGAKRFAPLWQTFVAKVQGMILLANSAVEEEVSNLKFALALLRERVSGPAVIINTDPTKPEIELGNEFRGTRTMTCLPSDRIKSAGILKDLAKEIAR
- a CDS encoding radical SAM protein — translated: MDFIDQLRERVKMSAVSRELFYKLLKTKSLNGNSFYNYFYRRRIKRIISAHEEFPETVAVESSAYCNSRCIMCPSSTMSRTKGIMSWSRFADIADECAEHGVQKLYLSGFGESLLDKGLEQKVSYAHSKGVKTSIVTNASLLDRSRALGLIEAGLDEVNISLDGASTEVYNRIRTGLDFDSVVENVRTLAFARRGGRPRIQIEMVLLGSNSSQIPALRREWARVADSILVRQPQDWLKSVSLDPVVYTPHRGREGAWPPCIYPFTQLSVYWDGTVPVCCLDYDAEGSVGVQGSESLYAIWHGKKMKFYRERHLAARKVGLSPPCDRCSYFSVWW
- a CDS encoding response regulator, which encodes MSSILVVEDNEGNQELLRVLLEMAGHKVTCASSADEGLRLARLMHPDLILMDMHLPGMDGYEATRLLKQDKELKMVPVIAVTAISDRHDEEVLRACGCDGYISKPIDTRQVAQDIAAVLERHLKEQGK